Genomic DNA from Solanum dulcamara chromosome 4, daSolDulc1.2, whole genome shotgun sequence:
GCGTACATCTGTTTGccaaattctaattaatatgTAAAATTTTGCCACAGTCGAAAGATATATTACCTATAGTACATTTCTCATAGCTATTGAATATTGTTGTCCCTAAAAATATACGATATAGTCTATCATATTATGAAGGAGACACATATACAAGGTGATGTGATTTCTCTATGGCCTTCATTCATTTtgtcttttttctcttttttttgaccatttttttcttcatttaattatttattttatatttactaTCTCAAAAAGTTTTTACATTCAATTACTCAACTTTTTACCTTCCACTATAATAAAAGATAATGTGGCACCTCTCTGTGGCCTACAAAATTATTTATCGTTTTTATCCTTTTTTGaccattttctctttatttatctatttattttatttttaatagctcaaaaattatttattcaattcaTCAACTTTTTACCTCCCACTATAATGacatttctttattaaatatcTTAATATGCATTCATGTATTCTTCCACATTCCACATTCCACCTTCCACCTTCATAATTCTTAATCAATTTAATTAATGTATAGTAATAATGTGCTAAAAAATAGGAGATAAGaagaattttctttcttttttagatATCTTAATATGCATTCATGTATTCTTTCGTCGTCCATCTTCAtaatttttaatcaattttattaATGTGTAGGAATAATGTGCTAAAAATTGGGAGATAATAAGACTTTTTcctttatttacttatttattttatttttaatatctcaaaaggtCTTTACATTCAATTACTCAATTTTTTATCTACTACTATAATATGATAGACCATATTAGATATAATGTGCATTTAGATATTCTTTCACCTCCAAtcttcataatttttaatttaaaaaagtcTTTACACACAATTGCTCAACTTTTGACCTCTCAATATAATATATCtcctttattatatataatgtGATACCTCTCTACGACCAAgaaaagtatttatttattttttctttttttgacttttttctctcatttcttcaattattttatttagtaaacTCATATTCTTAACTCATACCTCTTCAATTACATAAATTTACTCTTAATTAATTTTAGTAATATTCATAACTCTTAATTATTTAATGTACAAATTTatgacatcttaaaatcataccactaattattatttttacttttattttacatagcaaaatatttCGTTCACATTTAAGAAAAGTACAAAGGTTCAATCTCATTGGTATCCAACAAAAAGTACTCAAGTCATCAAGACATACTGTCAAATGGCCCTTCAATGTAATAGAAATGAAAGAATTTTTTATTAGAGAATATATTTCAACTTATTAATTATGAATGTATTATCCATCATTAAATAgatgataaattttattatgtatcatcatttcaaaataacttttataatACAATTACCCCTAAAGATAATAATACGATTGGACAATCTAATGAATATGtaattaatcatttttttcattaaatagatgataaattttattacatatcatcattttaaaataacttttataatACAATTACCCCCAAAGATAATAATACGATTGGACAATCTAATGAATATGtaattaatcatttttttcaattctaacacatattttgacGCTTGCGCGAAGCGCGGCCACATTCCTGAAATTAATAAGAGTAGTTTAAAAAACACTTATTATAGATTATTACTTCATTTTTTACATCACTAAGAGACTTGATAATGAAACTATCATCTCCCTTTTATTTTACTTAGTTCTTGTTGACTTGATACTAAAGGGCAATCCAGTGCACTAAAgcttccgctatgcgcagggtccggagaagggcccgaccacaaaggtctattgtacgcaactttaccttgcatttctgtcagagaCTGTTTTCAAGACTTGAATCCTTATTAATATGTTTGAAAATCCAGGTTTGGTTATATTGATAACCAATATGAGAATTTCCAGGGATATTACATCAGTTAGTGAAACAGAAATAACATATACTGTTTACCAAACATATTCTATAGTAAAACAAGACAACACTTAATTACTTACCAACTTTCACATTATAATAAACccttgtggttatgtccttcccCGAATTCCACGTATAGCGAAAattttagtgcaccggactgccttATTTTTcacattatgataaaataattcaaatagtAGACTATAAAAAAACAGTTGTTTAGTTAAATCCAAAAGTACAACATGGATCAGCTCCAAAACTTTTCAGATGGGAAAGATCAATTCCCAGGCCCCTCGCCCCTACCTCCTCCCGCCCAATTAAGCAATCAATGTAAAtggatataattataataataataataataataatataggatgatcaaaaaaatcaaaagggTGAAAACGCCATTTCATCTACTCAAACGGTCTCTATTTCCCTTTAGGTCCCCACTCTCCACACAAATGGCAATTATATTTCTCTATACTTTGCTCCTCTCCCTTTCGCCTATCGCCAAATAACCTCTTCCAGGCTTCTCTCTCATCgattctctttctctctctaaaatgcCAACTCCATATTGATCAGCTGATTAATCTCCGATACGCTTTGTGGTGTCTTACTCCATTGTTGTCGGAAATAATGGCGTTTTCCGGCGAGAATCAGAGTTCCGGGAATTCTCTCTCCAGTTTTTTCACTTCACGAACTCCCATTCTAGGTCTTCAGCTTTATATAGTGATTGCCGCTACCGTTGTCATTATGGTCATCGtactttttctcatttttctacTTGTCAGACTAAATCGAAGCTCAAAACGACGTCTTAGTGGAGGTAAGAAGAGTTCCGGGTTGTTACCTTTGGTATCTGATGTGATTCGTGAAAACAAAACAACCGATCTCAAGGAGATTGGTAAAGTCAATCATTTTGCAAAAAAGGAGGATGACACCATTGCGATTCTGCGAAAAGAAGCTCCGGAAGTGATCGAGATTGAGTCTGGGGGTATAAAAGGAAGTTCAGGGAGTAATGAGTCGAGTACTAGCCGGAGTGATACATCGTCGGCGATCTCTGGTTCTACGGAATCGACAAATATTGGGTGGGGCCGTTGGTACAGTTTGAAAGAACTGGAGATGGCGACCAATGGATTTCGTGCCGAGAATGTGATCGGAGAAGGCGGATACGGTGTCGTATTTCGTGGAGTCTTACAAGATGGTTCAGTAGTAGCTGTCAAGAAGCTTCTAAACAACAAGTGggtacttattatttaattcttCATGTTTTtgcatgatttttttatttaaaaatatggaATCCAATTTACATTCACCAAAATAAGTGTGAAATCTCACAAAAGTGGAGTCTGAGAATCTAGAGTTTAAGCAATCCTTtatcactattttttttttccctcTGAAATAGTCTCTGCTTCTTTgttctcctttaaattttatCTTCTCTTCCCTTTGTAGCTGTTTCTTTGAGTTCATTAGCTGGTGTAGTGTCTACATCTTGTTTGTTTTTACTTTAGTTTCCTTGGAAAAAGAATCCAATCTTCTTAGATCTGGATTTATGtgattatttttctctttttgggtCAAAAGTACAATATTTGTTATATTACTCtagagaaaaagaaagtaaacgttacttttgtttttttgttcttttttatcCTCTCTTTTACTTTTTCCTCATtcctttttgttcttttttatcATGTAACTATTgctctcttttcctttttcctttttttttcttttgtaccAGCCTAATTATGTTATTTGCTAAAATCTAGACATAAGATTGGGTATTGTGTTCAGGAATGACTTTACTTCCATTTAAGCCAACCTTTATTAGCCCTGATGATGGTTGGCAACAGTGCAACTGGAAATTGAGTTAGTTTTCCGCACTGTTATGATTATTGCATTACACAAAAAGaattatacaacaacaatatatcagTGTAAAATCTCATCAGTGGAGGCAGGCCGACACAATAGGCATTGCAATGCCCTAGCCTGGCTGGGGAAGAGTTACGGGGCGAGACAACATTTATCTCTTTTGAACAACAAGATGTGTAGGTTTATTCtgtaaaataaaattcaaatttgtctAAATACTAGACATAAGGAAGCAGGGGGAAAATATAGCCAGAAGGGCAATTTCACTAGCAAACTCCAGATATTTGAGATCTTTCTCTTCGAATAAGATCTTTTTTATTTAACCTAGGACTTTCCTATATTTTATGCTTTCCTCGAATTCATGGATCTACCCTTAGTAGTTCCTATACCTGTCATGCTCCTTGGATCTTGGAAATACAGCATCCCACTTTTTTTACTACCCAAGGTTCTGAAATGTGTTGTACGCAGACGTTACCTCTACCTTGAGAGGTAGAAAAGTTGTTTCCTTGCACTTGTTACGTGTATGTGGATAAGGTAGGTGTTCAAGGTTTACTATTTTTGAACCATTGTTGTTCATGCTCTCTGACTTGATTGTATACAGGGGTCAGGCAGAGAAGGAATTCAGGGTGGAAGTTGAGGCCATTGGCAAAGTGAGACACAAAAACCTTGCAGGTCTTCTTGGTTATTGTTCAGAAGGTGTTCATAGGTAATTCATTACAGTTAATATTCGCAAACATGTGGATAATTCCTGTCTCTGTCTTCAAAATACATCTGTTAAATCATTTCCTGGCTATCCAGGATACTAGTGTATGAGTACATTGACAATGGCAATTTGGAGCAATGGCTACACGGTGATGTAGGGTCTGTTAGTCCTCTAACCTGGGAGATTAGACTGAGAATTGCAATTGGAACTGCTCGAGGGTGAGGCTTCTACATTTTCTTTTCACTACATGATATGTATCTTAGTCCTTGTCGTTAACTAAAATTGCTATTGACCTAAAGCATATTCTTTTGTGTGTGCACTTTCTTTGGAAATTACCAAGACAATCTTTTCTCTTTGCTCCAATGTTGATCGACAGTGCAAACCCATGGTTATAGAAAGCTTTGTATCTCCTAACAATTCCTTCTTCATATCCTTCACAACATTTGTGACTAAAGTTGACAAATATGCTAAATAGCAGTTTAAGTGCACATGTTCACGCTTCGACAATTTGCTGTTGGTCATTCAACCCTGATTTTGAAATCTATGGGTTGCCTATGTTTCCATgagcaaaaaaagaaagagatacaTATCTTTAGtgcatgcatgactttatttttcctatctcattcgacatcattaattttttttaaaatatatttttttgtgacAGACTTGCCTATTTGCACGAAGGTTTGGAACCCAAAGTTGTGCATCGTGATGTTAAATCAAGTAATATTCTGTTGGATAGGAAGTGGAATCCAAAAGTATCAGATTTTGGACTTGCCAAGCTGCTAGGATCTGAGAAAAGCTATGTGACTACCCGTGTAATGGGCACTTTTGGGTGTGCCCTTTCTCTAATCTTTCCAAACTTTTATAAGCAAATACTAAGTAGATTATTAATGCTAATTATGGATGATGATTATTGTCACAGATATGTATCTCCTGACTATGCCAGTACTGGTATGCTTAATGAGGGGAGCGACGTGTATAGTTTTGGCGTTATGCTCATGGAGATTGTTACAGGAAGAAGTCCTGTTGACTATTCAAGACCGCCTGGGGAGGTAAGAACAAATTTTCCCGTCATTTCAAGTTAAAATAAGATAAGAATAAAAAGGACCTCCTCTAGTGGGGTTGAATCAGTTACATTCTGAAAGATCTTTTGGCATTATCTTGACATCATTACAAAAAAATTGCAGATGAACTTGGTCGATTGGTTTAAAGGAATGGTATCAAATCGATGTGGTGAAGAGTTGGTCGACCCATTAATTGAAGTCCATCCTCCTCCTAGATCCCTAAAGCGGGTTTTGTTGGTCTGCCTTCGCTGCATAGATATGGATGCCAACAAGCGGCCAAAGATGGGTCAAATAGTACATATGCTAGAGGCTGATGAATTTCCTTTCCGTTCAGTAAGCCATCTCACCCAGTGGCCTTTGATTGACTGAAAAATGTTCTCCTATTTGTGGTTTCAATTACTAGTCAGTCTTTATTGTTGACATATAATGCTCATTCACTTGCCACTGGCCCTCGGATTTCTCAGTTATAAAAGAAATGCTCATTCATTTGGCCCTCGGATTCTCAGTTATAAAAGAAATGCTCATTCGTATCAATCAGTTGTTTCTATTAGCACGTGTTCAATCTGCTTGTCAAAGCATAATATAGGTCATATAAGTTTTTGGACACTATTACATGATAAAATGTATTACAACTTATTCATCCAGACCTTCCAATTACTGAAATTGGCTTTCTTCACTTTTACTGCTTGCAACTGAAGTAGAGTAACCCTTAAAATCAGATTGGTTTGGTGGTATGCCTCTGTTCTTTTTTCAGTCAGTTAGAATTAGAGTGGTGGGTGCAACCAACTTCATATCAGTATGTTCACTTTACTCTACTTAGCATGGCCCAGTATCAAAAACACCAATTGCTGAATCTTGAAACATTACTAAAGTTGCACTTGGACGTTTCAGGTTTCTTTGGTATGAATAATTTTTCTCTTTACATTGAATACGACATTTTAAATTTACAATATCAATAAGTGATTAGAGGTATATCAGGAGTATGTCTCACTCTCGCTCTTTTTTTCCCTCCCTTTCACCGAGAAGGAACTATTTTTCCGTTTGTAATTTGTTTTTGAAATGattcttttgtttccccttttGCAGGAACCTCGACTAGTCCAGGAAAAAGATCCTCTAAATCCACGTTCAGCCGGTACCAATAGAGTTCAACTAGCTACTAAGGACGGGGCGGGTGATGATGAACAGAAACCTAGAGGGAGATGATTACCCCTTTATTTGGGATGAAGAGTTATATGCAGGATATTTTAGTATGTATATTCTTTTGAATCATTTCCGCTCAGTCCCAATTTGTTGTTTCCTACAGTATTAATTTTGTGCTCCGAGCTGTTATTGCTTATGTAAGCTCTATATATCTTGgtcaatttttgtatatatacataGTTAAACTACACAATGTCCTTGTATTGACTCAGGTAAAACACTTGCATTATCTTAGTTATGCAGAATAGTAGATTATTTGAGAAAGGTTTTACCAACTTAATTTTAGCCTGTGTTTCTTGCCTGTACGGTGCGTGTTTACAGTGCCTTGTACCACcttcttcttgttgttgtaATGAATATATAGTCATGTCTTGGGAAATTCAAGTAAAGGCTCCCTGGTG
This window encodes:
- the LOC129885451 gene encoding probable receptor-like serine/threonine-protein kinase At4g34500; its protein translation is MAFSGENQSSGNSLSSFFTSRTPILGLQLYIVIAATVVIMVIVLFLIFLLVRLNRSSKRRLSGGKKSSGLLPLVSDVIRENKTTDLKEIGKVNHFAKKEDDTIAILRKEAPEVIEIESGGIKGSSGSNESSTSRSDTSSAISGSTESTNIGWGRWYSLKELEMATNGFRAENVIGEGGYGVVFRGVLQDGSVVAVKKLLNNKGQAEKEFRVEVEAIGKVRHKNLAGLLGYCSEGVHRILVYEYIDNGNLEQWLHGDVGSVSPLTWEIRLRIAIGTARGLAYLHEGLEPKVVHRDVKSSNILLDRKWNPKVSDFGLAKLLGSEKSYVTTRVMGTFGYVSPDYASTGMLNEGSDVYSFGVMLMEIVTGRSPVDYSRPPGEMNLVDWFKGMVSNRCGEELVDPLIEVHPPPRSLKRVLLVCLRCIDMDANKRPKMGQIVHMLEADEFPFRSEPRLVQEKDPLNPRSAGTNRVQLATKDGAGDDEQKPRGR